A single Rhopalosiphum padi isolate XX-2018 chromosome 4, ASM2088224v1, whole genome shotgun sequence DNA region contains:
- the LOC132929613 gene encoding protein-tyrosine sulfotransferase isoform X1 has translation MTYYSNFGSGGVHKTTVKHNGDVIACHKCGGYKVVNHVGRMSRGRRKLLVYGLVVGTLLLLAYKLRSCPEPEPQTMFMMPKDKFVTDENMKIYSYDRNMPLIFIGGVPRSGTTLMRAMLDAHPDVRCGQETRVVPRILQMRNHWYKSSKESLRLKEAGVSEEVINSAVASFILEVIARHGVPAPRLCNKDPLALKSMDYLKVLFPNAKYIFMVRDGRATVHSIISRKVTITGFDLNSYRQCLEKWDDAISVMYKNCNKVGSGYCLMVYYEQLVLRPRATLTEILNFLDIPWNETVLHHNEMINKPGGIALSMVERSSDQVVRPLYQEALTKWVGQIPDDVVNDMANIAPMLSTLGYDPAANPPTYGIPEDTAGSERQYDTNASGDNTKQHTTTRRR, from the exons GTGGTAAACCATGTGGGCAGAATGAGTCGGGGCCGAAGAAAATTGTTGGTGTACGGGCTGGTCGTCGGCACGTTGCTGTTGCTGGCGTACAAGCTCCGCTCGTGTCCCGAACCCGAACCTCAAACAATGTTCATGATGCCGAAAGAC AAATTCGTCACCGATGAAAACATGAAGATCTACTCTTATGACCGAAACATGCCATTAATATTCATCGGTGGTGTGCCCAGATCCGGCACTACGCTCATGAGAGCCATGTTGGACGCCCATCCGGACGTCcg GTGTGGCCAGGAGACCCGGGTAGTTCCTAGAATCCTGCAGATGCGCAATCACTGGTACAAGTCATCCAAAGAATCGCTTCGATTGAAGGAAGCCGGTGTTTCTGAAGAAGTCATAAACTCCGCAGTTGCTTCATTCATTCTCGAAGTAATCGCCCGGCATGGGGTACCGGCACCCCGACTGTGCAATAAGGACCCACTGGCGCTTAAGTCCATGGACTATCTAAAAGTATTGTTCCCCAACGCCAAGTACATATTCATGGTACGCGATGGCCGAGCTACCGTCCATTCTATCATATCGCGTAAA gtgACAATCACTGGTTTTGACTTGAACAGCTATAGACAGTGTCTGGAAAAATGGGACGACGCTATCAGCGTCATGTACAAAAACTGCAACAAAGTCGGATCTGGGTACTGTCTGATGGTATACTACGAACAATTGGTGTTGAGACCTCGGGCCACATTAACCGAGATACTCAACTTCTTGGACATCCCGTGGAACGAGACGGTGCTCCACCACAATGAGATGATCAACAAACCCGGTGGCATCGCTCTATCGAT GGTGGAACGTTCGTCCGACCAAGTGGTTAGGCCGCTGTACCAAGAAGCATTGACCAAATGGGTTGGCCAGATACCCGACGACGTGGTTAACGATATGGCAAACATCGCACCTATGCTAAGCACACTCGGGTACGACCCGGCCGCCAATCCGCCCACGTACGGCATCCCGGAAGACACCGCCGGATCGGAACGTCAGTACGACACGAATGCCAGCGGAGATAATACGAAACAACACACCACCACGCGGAGGAGGTAG
- the LOC132929613 gene encoding protein-tyrosine sulfotransferase isoform X3 → MISSLRKSSHEYSVKTVVNHVGRMSRGRRKLLVYGLVVGTLLLLAYKLRSCPEPEPQTMFMMPKDKFVTDENMKIYSYDRNMPLIFIGGVPRSGTTLMRAMLDAHPDVRCGQETRVVPRILQMRNHWYKSSKESLRLKEAGVSEEVINSAVASFILEVIARHGVPAPRLCNKDPLALKSMDYLKVLFPNAKYIFMVRDGRATVHSIISRKVTITGFDLNSYRQCLEKWDDAISVMYKNCNKVGSGYCLMVYYEQLVLRPRATLTEILNFLDIPWNETVLHHNEMINKPGGIALSMVERSSDQVVRPLYQEALTKWVGQIPDDVVNDMANIAPMLSTLGYDPAANPPTYGIPEDTAGSERQYDTNASGDNTKQHTTTRRR, encoded by the exons ATGATCTCCTCGTTGAGAAAATCTTCGCACGAGTATTCGGTCAAAACC GTGGTAAACCATGTGGGCAGAATGAGTCGGGGCCGAAGAAAATTGTTGGTGTACGGGCTGGTCGTCGGCACGTTGCTGTTGCTGGCGTACAAGCTCCGCTCGTGTCCCGAACCCGAACCTCAAACAATGTTCATGATGCCGAAAGAC AAATTCGTCACCGATGAAAACATGAAGATCTACTCTTATGACCGAAACATGCCATTAATATTCATCGGTGGTGTGCCCAGATCCGGCACTACGCTCATGAGAGCCATGTTGGACGCCCATCCGGACGTCcg GTGTGGCCAGGAGACCCGGGTAGTTCCTAGAATCCTGCAGATGCGCAATCACTGGTACAAGTCATCCAAAGAATCGCTTCGATTGAAGGAAGCCGGTGTTTCTGAAGAAGTCATAAACTCCGCAGTTGCTTCATTCATTCTCGAAGTAATCGCCCGGCATGGGGTACCGGCACCCCGACTGTGCAATAAGGACCCACTGGCGCTTAAGTCCATGGACTATCTAAAAGTATTGTTCCCCAACGCCAAGTACATATTCATGGTACGCGATGGCCGAGCTACCGTCCATTCTATCATATCGCGTAAA gtgACAATCACTGGTTTTGACTTGAACAGCTATAGACAGTGTCTGGAAAAATGGGACGACGCTATCAGCGTCATGTACAAAAACTGCAACAAAGTCGGATCTGGGTACTGTCTGATGGTATACTACGAACAATTGGTGTTGAGACCTCGGGCCACATTAACCGAGATACTCAACTTCTTGGACATCCCGTGGAACGAGACGGTGCTCCACCACAATGAGATGATCAACAAACCCGGTGGCATCGCTCTATCGAT GGTGGAACGTTCGTCCGACCAAGTGGTTAGGCCGCTGTACCAAGAAGCATTGACCAAATGGGTTGGCCAGATACCCGACGACGTGGTTAACGATATGGCAAACATCGCACCTATGCTAAGCACACTCGGGTACGACCCGGCCGCCAATCCGCCCACGTACGGCATCCCGGAAGACACCGCCGGATCGGAACGTCAGTACGACACGAATGCCAGCGGAGATAATACGAAACAACACACCACCACGCGGAGGAGGTAG
- the LOC132929613 gene encoding protein-tyrosine sulfotransferase isoform X2 — protein MTDTEAATTMDKIVTQIKTRFKVVNHVGRMSRGRRKLLVYGLVVGTLLLLAYKLRSCPEPEPQTMFMMPKDKFVTDENMKIYSYDRNMPLIFIGGVPRSGTTLMRAMLDAHPDVRCGQETRVVPRILQMRNHWYKSSKESLRLKEAGVSEEVINSAVASFILEVIARHGVPAPRLCNKDPLALKSMDYLKVLFPNAKYIFMVRDGRATVHSIISRKVTITGFDLNSYRQCLEKWDDAISVMYKNCNKVGSGYCLMVYYEQLVLRPRATLTEILNFLDIPWNETVLHHNEMINKPGGIALSMVERSSDQVVRPLYQEALTKWVGQIPDDVVNDMANIAPMLSTLGYDPAANPPTYGIPEDTAGSERQYDTNASGDNTKQHTTTRRR, from the exons GTGGTAAACCATGTGGGCAGAATGAGTCGGGGCCGAAGAAAATTGTTGGTGTACGGGCTGGTCGTCGGCACGTTGCTGTTGCTGGCGTACAAGCTCCGCTCGTGTCCCGAACCCGAACCTCAAACAATGTTCATGATGCCGAAAGAC AAATTCGTCACCGATGAAAACATGAAGATCTACTCTTATGACCGAAACATGCCATTAATATTCATCGGTGGTGTGCCCAGATCCGGCACTACGCTCATGAGAGCCATGTTGGACGCCCATCCGGACGTCcg GTGTGGCCAGGAGACCCGGGTAGTTCCTAGAATCCTGCAGATGCGCAATCACTGGTACAAGTCATCCAAAGAATCGCTTCGATTGAAGGAAGCCGGTGTTTCTGAAGAAGTCATAAACTCCGCAGTTGCTTCATTCATTCTCGAAGTAATCGCCCGGCATGGGGTACCGGCACCCCGACTGTGCAATAAGGACCCACTGGCGCTTAAGTCCATGGACTATCTAAAAGTATTGTTCCCCAACGCCAAGTACATATTCATGGTACGCGATGGCCGAGCTACCGTCCATTCTATCATATCGCGTAAA gtgACAATCACTGGTTTTGACTTGAACAGCTATAGACAGTGTCTGGAAAAATGGGACGACGCTATCAGCGTCATGTACAAAAACTGCAACAAAGTCGGATCTGGGTACTGTCTGATGGTATACTACGAACAATTGGTGTTGAGACCTCGGGCCACATTAACCGAGATACTCAACTTCTTGGACATCCCGTGGAACGAGACGGTGCTCCACCACAATGAGATGATCAACAAACCCGGTGGCATCGCTCTATCGAT GGTGGAACGTTCGTCCGACCAAGTGGTTAGGCCGCTGTACCAAGAAGCATTGACCAAATGGGTTGGCCAGATACCCGACGACGTGGTTAACGATATGGCAAACATCGCACCTATGCTAAGCACACTCGGGTACGACCCGGCCGCCAATCCGCCCACGTACGGCATCCCGGAAGACACCGCCGGATCGGAACGTCAGTACGACACGAATGCCAGCGGAGATAATACGAAACAACACACCACCACGCGGAGGAGGTAG